From a single Pseudorasbora parva isolate DD20220531a chromosome 17, ASM2467924v1, whole genome shotgun sequence genomic region:
- the rpia gene encoding ribose-5-phosphate isomerase, whose amino-acid sequence MRPRRWVEFAVISSRTLLLFLPGEKHVCNSSRRHHSTLIMAEEAKKLAAYAAVDNHIQNNQIVGVGSGSTIVYAVDRLADRVRQEKLNIVCVPTSFQARQLILQHGLPLSDLDRHPELDVAIDGADEVDAALTLIKGGGGCLTQEKIVAGCAKHFIVIADYRKDSKALGQQWKKGVPVEVIPMAYMPVSRAIARRFGGEAVLRMAISKAGPVVTDNSNFILDWKFEHAQNWKEVNTAIKMIPGVVETGLFVGMAERVYFGMEDGSVKTRDPPVN is encoded by the exons ATGAGGCCGCGGAGGTGGGTTGAGTTTGCAGTGATCAGTAGCAGAACTCTCCTCCTCTTTCTGCCGGGGGAAAAACACGTGTGTAACAGCAGCAGACGGCACCACAGCACTCTCATCATGGCTGAAGAGGCCAAAAAACTGGCAGCTTATGCTGCTGTAGACAACCATATACAG AACAATCAGATAGTTGGGGTGGGCAGTGGCTCAACTATTGTCTATGCTGTGGACAGGCTGG CTGATCGGGTAAGACAGGAGAAGTTGAACATTGTGTGTGTACCCACTTCCTTCCAG GCCCGTCAGCTGATTCTGCAGCATGGCCTCCCTCTGTCGGATTTAGACAGACATCCTGAG CTGGATGTAGCAATTGACGGAGCTGATGAAGTTGATGCTGCTTTGACACTGATTAAAGGAGGAGG AGGATGCTTAACCCAGGAGAAGATTGTGGCTGGTTGTGCCAAACATTTCATTGTCATCGCAGACTATAG AAAGGACTCAAAGGCTCTGGGGCAGCAGTGGAAGAAAGGTGTCCCGGTGGAGGTCATCCCCATGGCATATATGCCTGTGTCCAGGGCCATTGCCCGGCGCTTTGGAGGAGAGGCAGTGCTGAGGATGGCAATCAGTAAAGCT GGTCCAGTGGTTACTGATAACAGTAATTTCATTCTGGATTGGAAGTTTGAGCATGCTCAGAACTGGAAAGAGGTCAACACGGCCATCAAGATGATCCCAG GTGTGGTTGAGACGGGCTTGTTTGTGGGAATGGCTGAGCGGGTGTACTTCGGCATGGAGGACGGAAGTGTTAAGACTAGAGACCCTCCTGTTAACTGA